In Candidatus Poribacteria bacterium, the following are encoded in one genomic region:
- a CDS encoding M28 family metallopeptidase, with translation MSRQLRHPIQDEIKKSIVLLSLLCIPLSVMAENSSFSQRGDELLSLVQSDALEAQVIALQENVIPIPNFHAHRTRNAHHREATENIVRYIKSQFRRSPSLRVSEQVFGGIKNIVAVLPARASSSSKRIFIICAHYDTAAGREPNWNPLATQAPGANNNGTGVAAMLEIARFLSRYEYDHELRFVALGGEELGFLGSRFYVRNASAVAANNNIDDTVKARERIVCVFNLDMFGFNWKSDLVEVVGNNDSSWISRALIIANTWYDIGLKIRRTQDEFVDISSHKSFWDSGYNAVTLTESSTPWRDSQNYDANTFYHTSDDTADKVNFRLVRKVTQLVLVTIDSLLTDMFHPTRQIPQVTLELPPTTKADELEITGTFRSDFPIDIIVYPSQVEAVLDRETQTWTATVPLKPGKNALRVIARYPLGAVSVAQSTFLTQVFAWKEVLVFPNPVRSDTLTEFRVEANVDMTDMRVFIYDSDGNLIKRIEGVADRLNQRLWRTWWNQQTSYGLAVSPGVYVCHVSVVSKGETYTYLEKLAILR, from the coding sequence ATGTCAAGGCAATTAAGACACCCCATTCAAGACGAGATTAAAAAGTCCATCGTTCTTCTTTCTCTCCTATGTATTCCATTATCCGTTATGGCTGAAAATAGCAGCTTTTCGCAACGTGGTGATGAACTTCTCTCTCTCGTGCAATCCGATGCACTTGAAGCACAAGTAATCGCACTGCAGGAAAACGTTATACCTATACCTAACTTCCACGCACACCGAACACGGAACGCACACCACCGCGAAGCAACAGAGAACATAGTCCGTTATATTAAAAGTCAGTTCCGTCGTTCCCCGAGTCTACGGGTCAGTGAACAAGTTTTTGGAGGGATTAAGAATATCGTTGCCGTTTTACCGGCGCGCGCCAGTTCATCGAGCAAGCGTATCTTTATTATATGTGCACATTACGACACAGCAGCAGGGCGTGAACCGAACTGGAACCCGTTAGCGACTCAAGCACCCGGGGCAAATAATAATGGCACGGGTGTCGCTGCGATGTTGGAAATAGCCCGTTTCTTAAGTCGCTATGAATACGACCACGAGTTAAGATTTGTCGCGTTAGGCGGTGAGGAACTCGGTTTTCTCGGCAGTCGGTTCTACGTCCGAAATGCTTCTGCTGTGGCAGCAAACAACAATATTGATGATACTGTCAAAGCCCGCGAGCGCATCGTCTGCGTTTTTAACTTGGATATGTTCGGTTTCAACTGGAAAAGCGACCTTGTTGAGGTTGTTGGCAATAATGACTCGTCATGGATAAGCCGGGCACTTATCATCGCAAATACATGGTACGACATCGGTCTGAAAATTCGTCGCACACAAGACGAGTTCGTTGACATTTCGTCCCACAAATCGTTCTGGGATAGTGGGTACAACGCCGTAACTTTAACTGAAAGCTCAACACCGTGGCGTGATTCCCAAAACTATGACGCTAACACCTTCTATCACACCTCTGATGATACCGCCGATAAGGTGAACTTCCGGTTAGTACGCAAAGTGACACAACTCGTGCTTGTCACAATAGATAGCCTCCTCACAGACATGTTTCACCCAACACGACAGATACCGCAGGTAACGCTGGAACTCCCACCAACTACCAAAGCGGATGAATTAGAAATCACAGGAACGTTTCGCTCAGATTTCCCAATCGACATTATTGTCTACCCAAGTCAAGTAGAAGCGGTGCTGGATCGCGAAACACAGACTTGGACAGCAACGGTGCCGTTGAAACCGGGGAAGAATGCGCTGCGAGTGATAGCACGGTACCCACTGGGTGCAGTCTCGGTTGCGCAGTCCACTTTTTTGACACAAGTGTTTGCGTGGAAGGAGGTCCTGGTTTTTCCGAACCCAGTACGTTCAGACACTTTAACTGAATTCCGCGTTGAGGCAAATGTTGACATGACTGACATGCGGGTGTTCATCTATGATTCGGACGGTAACCTTATAAAACGTATTGAGGGTGTCGCGGATCGGCTAAATCAAAGACTCTGGCGCACATGGTGGAATCAGCAGACATCTTATGGGTTGGCAGTATCCCCCGGTGTTTATGTGTGTCATGTTTCGGTTGTTTCAAAGGGGGAGACGTATACTTACTTGGAAAAGTTGGCGATTTTGCGGTGA
- a CDS encoding type II toxin-antitoxin system PemK/MazF family toxin, with translation MPKYIPQAGDFVRLTFDPQSGYEQKGRRPALVVSNTLFNARTQLAMVCPITNTFRNIPFHVKVPNSSSLTGDIMVEQIKSVDYDSRQVQFLEKASDWVLNEVLSILDSCLAPFP, from the coding sequence ATGCCTAAATATATTCCACAGGCAGGTGATTTCGTGCGCCTCACCTTCGATCCACAATCTGGATATGAACAAAAAGGTAGGCGTCCCGCTCTTGTAGTTAGTAACACCTTATTTAACGCTCGGACTCAACTTGCCATGGTATGTCCAATAACTAACACCTTCAGAAACATTCCGTTCCACGTTAAAGTGCCTAATAGTTCTTCACTGACTGGGGACATCATGGTAGAACAGATTAAATCTGTTGATTATGATAGCCGTCAGGTACAGTTCCTTGAAAAAGCATCCGATTGGGTACTCAACGAGGTCCTAAGTATTTTGGATTCATGTTTAGCCCCCTTCCCGTAA
- a CDS encoding 50S ribosome-binding GTPase, with translation MPANLPPTYYKLKHEHEAAKTDEERLRLLEEMLRIIPKHKGSEKVVSDIRRRIAAHKRAPSEKGSKGSGKKSYSEHIPKQGAGQIVLLGPPNTGKSQILAQFTNAKPEVSPTPYTTTTPSVGMLRYENIQFQLIDTPSIMRDFISPTVLTLTRNADIPLPVVSLASDNLLDDLDTVTALLNEADNGTPENGQLIVANQLDVVGADERLEILKEFYGETFQIYPISAETGEGKDVLLEELYRALDILRVYPKAPGKAVERDDPIVLPIGSTVLDAAVGLHKDFQEFKFARIWGPQWHDGQSVSRNDIVYDGDVVEFHL, from the coding sequence ATGCCAGCAAATTTGCCCCCAACCTACTACAAACTTAAACACGAGCACGAAGCCGCCAAGACAGATGAGGAACGGTTGCGCCTCTTAGAAGAGATGTTGCGCATTATCCCAAAACACAAAGGCTCAGAAAAGGTGGTTTCGGATATTCGTCGTCGTATTGCTGCGCACAAAAGAGCACCTTCAGAGAAAGGGAGTAAAGGGTCTGGTAAAAAAAGTTATAGCGAACATATTCCGAAACAGGGCGCAGGTCAGATTGTCCTCCTGGGGCCACCGAATACTGGCAAATCTCAGATACTTGCCCAGTTCACAAATGCTAAGCCAGAAGTGTCCCCGACACCTTATACAACGACCACGCCGTCGGTCGGGATGCTCCGTTATGAGAATATCCAATTTCAACTCATTGATACGCCATCTATCATGCGAGACTTCATTTCACCGACAGTGCTAACACTCACCCGTAATGCGGATATTCCGTTACCAGTGGTAAGTCTCGCAAGTGACAATTTGTTAGATGATCTGGATACGGTAACGGCACTCCTCAACGAAGCAGACAATGGCACCCCAGAAAATGGGCAGCTTATCGTTGCCAACCAGTTGGACGTGGTCGGCGCAGACGAGAGGTTGGAGATCCTTAAAGAATTCTATGGCGAGACGTTTCAGATTTATCCGATTTCTGCCGAAACAGGTGAGGGGAAAGATGTTTTATTGGAGGAACTCTATAGGGCGTTAGACATCTTGCGGGTTTATCCGAAGGCACCCGGTAAAGCAGTAGAGCGTGATGATCCAATCGTGCTTCCTATCGGTTCAACAGTCCTTGATGCCGCCGTCGGTTTACACAAAGATTTTCAGGAGTTCAAGTTCGCACGGATATGGGGACCGCAATGGCACGATGGACAATCTGTGAGTCGCAATGATATCGTTTATGATGGTGATGTAGTCGAATTTCATCTGTAG
- a CDS encoding transcriptional regulator/antitoxin, MazE — MLIKIQKSENSEEICFTKNILEAAQLNVGDEVQVTIQNGRIIIETTTKTHKRADLKALLAQMPDDYQPEELDWGKPVGKEEW, encoded by the coding sequence ATGTTAATCAAAATTCAAAAATCAGAAAATAGCGAGGAAATTTGTTTTACGAAGAATATTCTGGAGGCAGCACAACTGAATGTGGGTGATGAAGTTCAGGTAACCATCCAGAACGGTCGAATTATCATTGAAACGACAACCAAAACACATAAACGTGCTGATTTGAAGGCACTACTCGCCCAAATGCCAGACGACTATCAACCTGAAGAACTTGACTGGGGAAAACCTGTCGGGAAAGAGGAATGGTAG